The following coding sequences are from one Treponema bryantii window:
- the argC gene encoding N-acetyl-gamma-glutamyl-phosphate reductase, translating to MAYKVFIDGKEGTTGLKIFERFEKRNDIEIITIDDDKRKDPAEKAKMINASDFTFLCLPDAAAIESAALCTNPKTRIIDASTAHRTNPDWAYGFPELGADFRKKIETSNRVAVPGCYASGSIAICYPLVKSGIMPADYPVVIHAVSGYSGAGKKAIAQYEAEGRDPGLDSPRLYALTQQHKHLPEIKKISGLDFEPVFNPYVCDYFQGMTVTVGLHSRLLSKKVTAKDVQEMFAAHYEGSRFVQVAPLMGEGVLPEQFIPANTLAGTNNMQVFVYGNDDRIMITTRFDNLGKGASGAAVQCMNIMMGIDEATCL from the coding sequence ATGGCTTACAAAGTATTTATTGATGGAAAAGAAGGCACTACCGGCCTTAAGATTTTTGAGCGTTTTGAAAAGCGCAATGATATTGAAATCATTACTATTGATGATGATAAGAGAAAAGATCCTGCTGAAAAGGCAAAAATGATCAATGCATCGGATTTTACATTCCTGTGTCTGCCAGATGCCGCCGCAATTGAATCTGCTGCTCTGTGCACAAATCCTAAAACACGCATTATCGATGCTTCTACAGCTCACCGTACAAATCCAGACTGGGCATACGGATTTCCAGAGCTTGGAGCTGATTTCAGAAAGAAAATTGAGACTTCAAACCGTGTAGCCGTACCTGGTTGTTACGCATCAGGCTCAATTGCCATCTGCTACCCTCTTGTTAAGTCAGGAATTATGCCAGCTGATTATCCTGTTGTGATTCACGCAGTCAGCGGATATTCCGGAGCAGGAAAAAAAGCCATTGCACAGTATGAAGCAGAAGGCCGTGATCCAGGACTTGATTCTCCACGTCTTTATGCTTTGACACAGCAGCACAAACATTTACCGGAAATCAAAAAAATATCAGGCCTCGACTTTGAACCTGTTTTCAATCCTTACGTTTGTGATTACTTCCAGGGAATGACTGTTACAGTTGGTCTTCACAGCCGCCTTCTTTCAAAAAAGGTAACTGCAAAAGATGTACAGGAAATGTTTGCCGCTCATTATGAAGGCAGCCGTTTTGTTCAGGTTGCTCCGCTTATGGGTGAAGGTGTTTTACCAGAGCAGTTCATTCCAGCAAATACCCTTGCCGGAACAAACAATATGCAGGTATTTGTATACGGAAATGATGATAGAATTATGATTACAACACGTTTCGACAACCTTGGAAAAGGTGCCAGCGGAGCTGCTGTTCAGTGTATGAATATTATGATGGGAATTGATGAGGCTACCTGTCTCTAA
- a CDS encoding GNAT family N-acetyltransferase, which yields MGDTYMNEQIQKIEEMCLNGHVALNTLLYDGWILKFSEGYTGRANSVSVLYPSSKSFEEKVSFCEQAYKKQGLPCLFKITEIDSELNDFLAKRGYEPVTPTDLMICDLATSTVTSEKDSSIEYIFSSVPDEWLPVFLKVHEINDLHDQDVFRRMISKVLVDTIYCTLIYEGKPAACASAAIENGYMLLQNVVVSPELRGHGLGKKVCSALLEKSQKEGAHHSYLQVVQTNDIAVNLYKKLGFEKLYSYWYMKKNQ from the coding sequence ATGGGGGATACATACATGAATGAACAGATACAAAAAATCGAAGAAATGTGTCTGAACGGCCATGTTGCCTTAAACACTCTTCTTTACGATGGCTGGATTCTTAAATTTTCTGAAGGATACACTGGCCGTGCAAATTCGGTCAGTGTACTCTACCCTTCTTCTAAATCTTTTGAAGAAAAAGTTTCTTTCTGCGAACAGGCTTACAAAAAGCAGGGACTTCCCTGTCTGTTTAAAATCACTGAAATAGATTCAGAATTAAATGATTTTCTTGCAAAGCGTGGATACGAACCTGTAACTCCAACAGATCTGATGATTTGTGATCTGGCAACAAGTACTGTTACATCTGAAAAAGACTCATCAATTGAATACATTTTTTCATCTGTGCCGGATGAATGGCTGCCCGTCTTTCTTAAAGTTCATGAAATAAATGATTTACATGATCAGGATGTTTTCCGCAGAATGATTTCAAAAGTTCTGGTTGATACAATATATTGCACTCTTATATATGAAGGAAAACCTGCTGCATGCGCTTCTGCTGCAATTGAAAATGGATATATGCTGCTTCAGAATGTTGTTGTTTCACCAGAACTTCGCGGCCATGGACTCGGTAAAAAAGTATGTTCTGCACTTCTTGAAAAATCACAAAAAGAAGGTGCTCATCATTCTTATCTGCAAGTGGTTCAAACTAATGATATTGCAGTAAACCTTTATAAAAAACTTGGTTTTGAAAAACTTTATTCATACTGGTATATGAAAAAGAATCAATAA
- a CDS encoding EAL domain-containing protein, whose product MAQIYQYAVAALFIDAVIIFFYFQKRSLPTFQNIVFFVILSVVTLNTVAELGAGYMEEHLSSFSIGTAYIIECLYFTFNLTFGVLFTIYNLSAFDIYGRLNKKSIRIVQSVILFPYCFFLISVWLTPLLHNYINLVFTFDYVNGYQRGRNFWFYGLCSTKAFFIIFSFAIILCFNRYIARSKMQIMYFFIVTMSVTSLMQLFNYGLLIESFGMSLVTLVYFFFIQKPEEMVDSSTDTLNQSALQRMLRYNLAVGRRFYCVAVFIDDTMFIANTFGIPKLNAFLTDAGNFLKQNFSYANVFSRQQGCFCILLRESDEEALNRVITLLNNRFQKAWVRENVELKLYIRLCIIDCPKDAESPEEIMDIINMISSDERYRQSVVFASEIDLKYRRRTICIEHCLRNGLTENRFDVFYQPIWSTAEKKLIGAEALIRLKDETGHFISPEDFIPIAEKTGAILRIGEYVFESVCLALSQIDVEAYGIKKIDINLSVAQCMQEILAEQILKINSIYKIPPSIINLEITETAAAHTPEILLKNMQDLADAGFELSLDDYGSGYSNMSYMLNLPFKMIKIDKYIVWAAFTDKRAEKALAATIKMIKEIGMTVLAEGVETPEQAEWLTASGCDYLQGFYYSRPIPKKEFLSIMLDNKKGDANAD is encoded by the coding sequence TTGGCACAGATTTATCAGTATGCAGTTGCGGCTCTCTTTATTGATGCAGTAATCATCTTTTTCTACTTTCAGAAAAGAAGTCTGCCAACCTTCCAGAATATAGTCTTTTTCGTAATTCTCTCTGTTGTTACTCTTAATACAGTTGCAGAGCTCGGTGCCGGCTATATGGAAGAGCATCTGTCTTCATTTTCTATAGGGACAGCTTATATTATAGAATGTCTCTATTTTACATTTAACCTGACATTTGGTGTTCTTTTTACTATATATAACCTTTCTGCCTTTGATATTTATGGCAGGCTTAACAAAAAATCAATAAGGATTGTTCAGTCGGTTATTCTTTTTCCGTATTGTTTTTTTTTGATTTCCGTATGGCTTACTCCGCTTCTACATAATTATATCAATCTTGTTTTTACTTTTGATTATGTCAACGGATATCAGCGCGGAAGAAATTTCTGGTTTTATGGTCTTTGTTCAACAAAAGCTTTCTTTATAATTTTTTCTTTTGCTATCATTCTTTGTTTCAATCGATATATTGCCAGATCGAAGATGCAGATTATGTACTTTTTCATTGTGACTATGTCTGTTACTTCACTTATGCAGCTTTTTAATTATGGTCTTTTGATTGAGTCTTTTGGAATGTCGCTTGTTACACTGGTCTACTTTTTCTTTATTCAAAAACCGGAAGAGATGGTAGATTCTTCAACCGATACTTTGAATCAGTCTGCGTTACAGCGCATGCTCAGATATAATCTGGCAGTTGGACGAAGGTTTTATTGTGTTGCAGTTTTTATTGATGACACAATGTTTATTGCCAATACCTTTGGTATTCCAAAACTGAATGCTTTCCTTACTGATGCCGGTAACTTTTTGAAGCAGAATTTTTCTTATGCAAATGTTTTTAGCCGTCAGCAGGGCTGTTTCTGTATTCTTTTGCGGGAAAGTGATGAAGAAGCTCTGAATAGAGTTATAACTCTGCTTAACAATCGTTTTCAGAAGGCCTGGGTTCGTGAAAATGTAGAATTAAAGCTTTACATCCGCCTGTGTATTATTGACTGTCCAAAGGATGCTGAAAGTCCGGAAGAAATTATGGATATCATCAATATGATTTCTTCGGATGAGCGATATCGTCAGAGCGTTGTTTTTGCCAGTGAAATTGATTTGAAATACCGCCGTCGTACAATATGTATAGAACATTGTTTACGAAATGGTCTTACAGAAAATCGTTTTGATGTTTTCTATCAGCCTATCTGGTCTACAGCAGAGAAAAAACTGATTGGTGCAGAGGCTTTGATTCGTCTGAAGGATGAAACTGGACATTTTATTTCGCCGGAGGATTTTATTCCGATTGCAGAAAAAACTGGTGCAATTCTTCGTATTGGAGAATATGTGTTTGAGTCTGTTTGTCTGGCTCTTTCTCAGATTGATGTTGAAGCATACGGTATCAAAAAAATTGATATAAATCTTTCGGTTGCTCAGTGTATGCAGGAAATCCTTGCCGAGCAGATTTTGAAAATCAACAGTATCTATAAAATTCCGCCTTCAATTATTAATCTTGAAATTACAGAAACGGCGGCTGCCCATACACCGGAAATCCTCTTGAAAAACATGCAGGATCTTGCAGATGCCGGTTTTGAGCTTTCTCTTGATGATTATGGTTCTGGATACTCGAATATGAGTTATATGCTGAACCTTCCATTCAAAATGATTAAGATTGATAAGTATATTGTCTGGGCTGCCTTTACAGATAAGAGGGCAGAAAAGGCACTTGCTGCTACTATCAAAATGATTAAGGAAATTGGAATGACTGTTCTGGCAGAAGGTGTTGAAACTCCGGAGCAGGCTGAATGGCTTACAGCTTCCGGCTGTGATTATCTGCAGGGCTTTTATTATTCCCGGCCTATTCCAAAAAAAGAGTTTTTAAGTATAATGTTAGATAATAAAAAGGGGGATGCAAATGCAGATTAG
- the argB gene encoding acetylglutamate kinase: MANETNNIATEQWSEVLVQALPYFKQWCGKVVVVKYGGNAMLNEELKQAVMEDIVLLNTIGIKVVLVHGGGPEINHMLERVGKESKFVDGLRYTDEETMEIVQMVLTGKLNKDIVGILLQKGGKAVGLSGVDSGLLRAVKTEKDLGFVGEVTEVNPEIISSLLDKGFIPVVSTVALGEDGDTARYNINADTAAAKIAVALHAEKFVQLTNVPGILRNIDDPTTLIKRIERTAIGSLKATGVIAGGMIPKIDCCETALKGGVPRTHIIDGRVPHSLLIEMFSDRGIGTMIY; encoded by the coding sequence ATGGCTAACGAAACAAACAATATTGCAACAGAACAGTGGTCAGAAGTACTTGTTCAGGCACTTCCATATTTTAAGCAGTGGTGCGGCAAGGTTGTCGTAGTAAAATACGGCGGAAATGCCATGCTCAACGAAGAACTCAAGCAGGCTGTAATGGAAGACATCGTTCTTCTTAATACAATCGGAATTAAGGTTGTACTCGTTCACGGCGGCGGACCAGAAATCAACCACATGCTCGAACGCGTTGGTAAGGAAAGCAAATTCGTTGACGGACTCCGCTACACAGACGAAGAGACAATGGAAATTGTTCAGATGGTTCTTACAGGAAAACTGAACAAAGACATCGTTGGTATTCTTTTGCAGAAAGGCGGTAAAGCTGTTGGACTTTCTGGTGTTGATTCGGGTCTTCTTCGCGCTGTAAAAACAGAAAAAGATCTCGGTTTTGTAGGTGAAGTTACAGAAGTAAATCCAGAAATCATCTCTTCACTTCTCGATAAAGGATTTATTCCTGTAGTATCTACAGTTGCTCTTGGAGAAGACGGGGACACAGCACGTTACAACATCAATGCTGATACAGCCGCTGCTAAAATTGCAGTTGCTCTTCACGCTGAAAAGTTCGTACAGCTCACAAACGTTCCTGGTATCCTCCGCAACATTGACGATCCTACAACACTCATAAAGAGAATTGAACGCACTGCAATCGGTTCTCTCAAAGCCACTGGAGTTATTGCCGGTGGTATGATTCCAAAAATCGACTGCTGTGAAACTGCCCTTAAAGGCGGAGTTCCACGCACACATATTATCGACGGTCGCGTTCCACACTCACTTTTGATCGAGATGTTCTCTGACCGTGGTATTGGAACAATGATTTATTAG
- a CDS encoding thiamine ABC transporter substrate-binding protein — protein sequence MKKSHTLIVLSIFIFTLVCPMLMGCKKSSKVDAARLNEVIVYTYDSFCGEWGSGPEIARLFEAKTGIKVTFIDCGDGVQILSKALIEKNDPYADVLLGLDNNLTEKAGESGVFEKFKPSNASVLADGLEEELGGNWIMTPYDYSPFAIIWNSLSGIPAPACLEDLTKDIYKKKLILMDARTSTPGLGFETWVNKVYGDKAADYMKRLEPSILTMAPGWSVGYGMFTDGEAPLVISYTTSPAYHIEYGEGDQYKALTFSDGHVMQVEGAGLVKGAKNPGGAKKFIEFLISESAQNVIPGTQWMFPSNKNVVLPASYDTIEMPKILK from the coding sequence ATGAAAAAAAGTCATACTCTCATCGTTTTATCAATCTTCATTTTTACATTGGTTTGCCCCATGCTTATGGGCTGCAAAAAATCATCTAAAGTTGACGCTGCTCGACTCAACGAGGTTATCGTTTACACTTACGATTCTTTCTGTGGCGAATGGGGAAGTGGTCCTGAAATTGCACGTCTTTTCGAAGCAAAAACTGGTATCAAAGTAACTTTCATTGACTGTGGTGATGGTGTTCAGATTCTTTCAAAGGCTCTCATTGAAAAAAATGATCCTTATGCAGACGTTCTTCTTGGTCTAGATAATAATCTTACAGAAAAAGCTGGTGAAAGCGGAGTATTTGAAAAATTTAAGCCTTCAAATGCATCAGTTCTTGCAGATGGTCTTGAAGAAGAACTCGGTGGAAACTGGATTATGACTCCTTATGATTACAGTCCGTTTGCAATCATCTGGAATTCACTTTCTGGAATTCCAGCTCCTGCCTGTCTTGAAGACCTTACAAAAGATATTTATAAGAAAAAGCTGATTTTGATGGATGCCCGCACAAGTACTCCTGGCCTTGGTTTTGAAACCTGGGTAAATAAAGTTTACGGTGATAAAGCAGCTGATTATATGAAGAGACTTGAACCTTCTATTCTGACTATGGCCCCTGGTTGGAGTGTAGGTTATGGAATGTTTACTGATGGCGAGGCACCTCTTGTAATCAGTTATACAACTAGTCCCGCTTATCATATTGAGTATGGTGAAGGGGATCAGTATAAAGCCCTTACATTCTCTGATGGTCATGTTATGCAGGTTGAAGGTGCTGGTCTTGTAAAGGGTGCAAAGAATCCTGGTGGAGCTAAGAAGTTTATTGAATTCCTTATCAGCGAAAGTGCTCAGAATGTAATTCCAGGAACTCAGTGGATGTTCCCTTCTAATAAAAACGTAGTGCTTCCAGCAAGCTACGATACAATTGAGATGCCAAAGATTTTGAAATAG
- the argJ gene encoding bifunctional glutamate N-acetyltransferase/amino-acid acetyltransferase ArgJ — protein sequence MQNDIKFIEGGVCAPQGFTANGMLCHIKASRTKNDTALIYSEVPCNAAGVFTQNRVKAESVKLTQKHLADGKAQALIAISGNANCCTGAQGAENALRMAKAAANQLNIKPEDVIVYSTGVIGAQLDVTKVENNAETLAKGLSREGNKEARIAIMTTDTQFKECAVEFTVGGKLCRMGTMCKGSGMIHINMGTMLSVITTDCAISSEMLSKALHESILGTYNCVSVDGDTSTNDSLTILANGKAGNAEITAAGADYDAFLAALNKMNTVMAKKIAADGEGASRLVECNVKGAATIEAARGLAKEIICSSLVKAAMFGSDANFGRFLCAMGYSGIPFDPDKTSIWFTSRPDAKRYFENYDDFEVHGEESVQVYKDGVPTNFDEDLAKKIMSREAVEILVQCHDGDAEGTAWGCDLTYDYVKINGDYRT from the coding sequence ATGCAGAATGATATTAAATTTATAGAAGGCGGTGTATGTGCTCCCCAGGGCTTCACCGCAAACGGTATGCTCTGCCACATTAAGGCAAGCAGAACAAAGAATGATACAGCCCTCATTTATTCTGAGGTACCATGTAATGCAGCCGGTGTTTTTACACAGAACCGCGTAAAAGCAGAAAGCGTAAAGCTTACTCAGAAGCACCTCGCAGACGGTAAGGCACAGGCTCTCATCGCAATTTCTGGAAACGCTAACTGCTGTACAGGCGCTCAGGGTGCAGAAAACGCACTCCGTATGGCAAAAGCTGCAGCAAATCAGCTCAACATTAAACCGGAAGATGTTATCGTTTACTCAACCGGTGTAATTGGCGCACAGCTGGATGTTACAAAAGTTGAAAACAATGCAGAAACTCTCGCAAAGGGACTTTCACGCGAAGGAAATAAAGAAGCCCGCATCGCAATCATGACAACTGATACTCAGTTCAAGGAATGCGCTGTTGAGTTCACTGTTGGTGGAAAACTCTGCCGCATGGGAACAATGTGTAAGGGCTCTGGCATGATTCACATCAACATGGGAACAATGCTCAGTGTTATTACAACAGACTGTGCAATCAGCTCAGAAATGCTCAGCAAGGCACTCCACGAATCAATTCTTGGAACTTATAACTGTGTATCTGTAGACGGAGACACTTCTACTAACGACTCACTCACAATCCTTGCAAACGGAAAAGCAGGCAATGCAGAAATTACTGCTGCCGGCGCAGATTACGATGCATTCCTTGCAGCACTCAATAAAATGAATACAGTAATGGCAAAGAAGATTGCTGCCGACGGTGAAGGAGCTTCCCGCCTTGTTGAATGTAATGTAAAAGGGGCCGCTACAATTGAAGCTGCACGCGGACTTGCAAAGGAAATCATCTGCTCAAGCCTCGTAAAAGCTGCTATGTTCGGAAGCGATGCAAACTTTGGACGATTCCTCTGTGCAATGGGCTACAGTGGAATTCCTTTTGATCCAGACAAAACAAGCATCTGGTTCACAAGCCGTCCAGACGCTAAACGATATTTTGAAAATTATGATGATTTTGAAGTTCATGGAGAAGAATCTGTTCAGGTTTATAAGGACGGAGTTCCTACAAACTTCGACGAAGATCTTGCTAAGAAAATCATGAGCCGTGAAGCCGTAGAAATTCTTGTTCAGTGCCATGACGGAGACGCAGAAGGTACTGCATGGGGCTGCGACCTTACTTATGATTATGTAAAAATCAACGGCGACTACCGCACCTAG
- a CDS encoding iron ABC transporter permease gives MFKIYFYTLEIALLSTLIAAAAGIPAAYFTARRRFPGRRILLSFSAVSLCVPSLIVALGYVSFWGMNGTVNRFFGTHFSFLYSTAGIVIAQGFYNVPFITGIVSEAWERLPREQENAARLLGAGETRILRTVTLRQLSGAIGAACIPVFLFCYFSFMIVLLFSPVGRSTLEVEIYHSIRTTLDVSAGAKLALLETVTAFGIVLAYSYVARRSQTTSSGVDYVPVVRRRIRGSAVIFVPLVFLILIFLIFPLGAVFVNGAGELGKVLRSRGFWKACANSVKCGVATGAACTLLGFAYSVAVKLTRRQASVILQTVPVLPMAISSVVISWSATMIFHRGTPALLVALQTALYWPIAYRQIQNGINRISYETDAAARLLSRGWFDSVVRVYLPACRPVLLSAFAYCFAISLGDATMPLVLSIRNFDTLALYTYKLAGAYRFSQACACGGIVAALSMLIFSLGKK, from the coding sequence GTGTTTAAGATTTATTTCTACACCTTAGAAATTGCGCTTCTCTCAACTTTAATTGCAGCAGCGGCTGGTATTCCTGCTGCATACTTCACTGCGCGCCGGCGTTTTCCCGGCCGCAGGATACTTCTATCGTTTTCTGCGGTTTCACTGTGCGTTCCTTCCCTTATTGTTGCACTAGGCTATGTTAGCTTCTGGGGAATGAACGGCACTGTAAACCGTTTTTTCGGAACTCATTTTTCCTTTCTATATAGTACAGCAGGAATTGTAATTGCTCAGGGTTTTTACAATGTTCCGTTTATAACGGGGATTGTAAGTGAGGCCTGGGAACGTCTGCCACGGGAACAGGAAAACGCCGCACGCTTATTAGGCGCCGGTGAAACCCGCATTCTTCGTACCGTAACTCTCCGTCAGCTTTCGGGAGCAATCGGCGCGGCCTGTATTCCGGTTTTTCTTTTCTGTTATTTCAGTTTTATGATTGTCCTGCTTTTTTCTCCGGTTGGACGTTCTACTCTTGAAGTTGAAATTTATCATTCAATCAGGACAACTCTTGATGTAAGTGCCGGTGCTAAACTTGCGCTTCTGGAAACCGTAACGGCTTTTGGAATTGTACTGGCTTACAGTTATGTGGCAAGAAGAAGTCAGACGACGTCGAGCGGAGTGGATTATGTGCCGGTTGTGAGAAGACGGATTCGCGGGTCGGCGGTTATATTTGTTCCGCTTGTTTTTCTGATTTTGATTTTTTTGATTTTTCCGCTTGGAGCTGTTTTTGTGAACGGAGCGGGGGAACTCGGTAAAGTACTTAGGAGCCGGGGCTTCTGGAAAGCTTGTGCGAACTCGGTTAAGTGCGGGGTGGCGACCGGCGCGGCGTGTACTTTGCTAGGCTTTGCTTATTCGGTGGCGGTGAAATTGACGAGGCGGCAGGCTAGCGTGATTTTGCAGACGGTGCCGGTGCTTCCGATGGCGATTTCATCGGTCGTGATTTCGTGGAGCGCCACGATGATTTTTCATCGCGGAACTCCGGCTTTACTTGTGGCGCTGCAGACGGCGCTGTATTGGCCAATCGCTTACCGGCAGATTCAGAACGGAATTAACCGGATATCTTATGAGACGGATGCTGCGGCAAGGCTTTTATCCCGCGGATGGTTTGACAGCGTGGTGCGAGTATATCTGCCAGCATGCCGACCGGTTCTGTTATCAGCCTTTGCTTACTGCTTTGCAATAAGCCTTGGAGATGCTACTATGCCTCTGGTACTCTCAATCCGTAATTTTGATACTCTTGCACTGTACACTTATAAACTTGCCGGTGCATATCGTTTCAGCCAGGCTTGTGCCTGTGGTGGTATTGTTGCCGCCCTTAGTATGTTGATTTTCTCGCTTGGAAAAAAATGA
- a CDS encoding metal-dependent transcriptional regulator, with protein MQIRESAEMYLETILVLSKKGDVRSIDIARAMDFSRPSVSVTVHNLEKEHYIKINENGTISLEPAGREIAERIYERHTVLTDLLIAIGVSEKTAAEDACKIEHDLSVETFECVKKAIKKMGKK; from the coding sequence ATGCAGATTAGAGAATCAGCAGAGATGTATCTTGAAACAATACTTGTGCTTTCAAAAAAGGGTGACGTGCGTTCTATTGATATTGCACGTGCTATGGATTTTTCACGTCCTTCTGTAAGTGTTACAGTACATAATCTTGAAAAAGAACATTATATAAAGATAAATGAAAACGGAACAATTTCTCTTGAGCCTGCTGGTCGTGAAATTGCAGAACGTATTTATGAACGTCATACAGTTCTTACAGATCTTCTTATTGCAATCGGAGTTTCTGAAAAAACAGCTGCAGAAGATGCCTGTAAAATCGAACATGATCTCAGCGTAGAAACTTTTGAGTGCGTTAAAAAAGCAATCAAAAAAATGGGCAAAAAATAA
- a CDS encoding polysaccharide deacetylase family protein, with protein MEKKYCSLTFDDGPNFEGNDTMDKMLDVLEKHGVVASFFLIGNKITPENTKVIERAVKMGCDIENHTWTHPDMTKLTKEQMIEEYDKCDEAIIKITGKKPVLFRPPYICVNDLMHEVIHVPFICGHGCDDWLPACPADVRYQKMMENTQDGVMYLLHVNEGNDATREVVDRAIPALKEMGFEFVTAPELYRLKNVPMVDNGDNWSVVQ; from the coding sequence ATGGAAAAAAAGTACTGTAGTTTAACATTTGATGACGGTCCAAATTTTGAGGGCAACGACACAATGGATAAAATGCTCGATGTTCTCGAAAAGCACGGTGTTGTAGCTTCTTTCTTTCTGATTGGTAATAAAATCACACCTGAAAACACAAAGGTAATAGAGCGTGCCGTAAAAATGGGCTGCGACATTGAAAACCATACCTGGACACATCCTGATATGACAAAACTCACAAAAGAGCAGATGATTGAAGAATACGACAAATGTGATGAAGCAATCATCAAAATTACAGGCAAAAAACCGGTACTTTTCCGCCCTCCTTACATCTGCGTAAACGACCTGATGCATGAAGTAATTCACGTTCCATTCATCTGTGGCCATGGCTGCGATGACTGGCTTCCAGCCTGTCCTGCCGATGTACGCTATCAGAAGATGATGGAAAACACACAGGACGGCGTTATGTACCTCCTGCACGTAAATGAAGGTAACGACGCAACCCGTGAGGTTGTCGACCGTGCAATTCCAGCCCTTAAAGAGATGGGCTTTGAGTTCGTGACAGCCCCAGAGTTGTACAGACTTAAAAATGTTCCGATGGTAGACAACGGCGACAACTGGTCTGTAGTACAATAA
- a CDS encoding ABC transporter ATP-binding protein — MSYFSVKNIHKTWETVTVDFSLECEKGSMTCLLGPSGCGKSTVLNIISGLEKNDPEYETKLEVELDGQRIEKLPPRQRGVGMVFQSGALFNHMNVVNNVAYGLISQGMKKKEALIKASAYLPEFGLTDFDKRMPQTLSGGERQRVALARTLITEPKLVLLDEPLSALDADLRRRLAAQIREWQKKIGFTAIMVTHDVNEAEAIADKIVRFSK, encoded by the coding sequence ATGAGTTACTTTAGCGTAAAAAATATTCATAAAACATGGGAAACAGTTACAGTTGATTTTTCTCTTGAATGTGAAAAGGGTAGTATGACCTGTCTGCTCGGTCCGAGTGGCTGTGGAAAATCAACTGTGCTGAATATAATCAGTGGGCTTGAAAAAAACGACCCGGAATACGAAACAAAACTCGAAGTGGAACTCGACGGTCAGCGTATTGAAAAACTTCCTCCTCGTCAGCGTGGGGTTGGAATGGTATTTCAGAGCGGTGCTCTTTTTAATCACATGAATGTAGTAAATAATGTCGCTTACGGATTGATTTCCCAGGGAATGAAAAAAAAGGAAGCTCTGATAAAGGCTTCTGCATATTTACCGGAATTTGGACTTACTGATTTTGATAAGCGTATGCCTCAGACTTTAAGTGGCGGAGAGCGCCAGCGTGTGGCACTTGCTCGTACTTTGATTACAGAGCCAAAACTTGTTCTACTTGATGAGCCTTTGTCTGCTCTTGATGCTGATCTTCGTCGTCGTCTTGCTGCACAAATCCGTGAATGGCAGAAAAAAATCGGCTTTACAGCAATCATGGTAACTCATGATGTTAATGAAGCTGAAGCTATTGCAGATAAGATTGTAAGATTTTCCAAATAA